The Rosa rugosa chromosome 1, drRosRugo1.1, whole genome shotgun sequence genomic sequence AGTTCACCATTAGCTACTGTTTTTCATCCAATGTAGTCAACATAATTGCCTCTAGGATTTTGAACATGTATAAACTTCAAGCATAACATGCCTCAACAATACTGGGAATCAACTTGAATCTTGCATTGCGAAACATGTCATTCCCATCCACAAATTTAGAAAACAGAGAATCTGGCTTTGGAGGTCTGTCAGCAGCATAGTAAAGTACCAAACTATAGTTTGGCTTTGCAGGAACCTGAAAGAGAAAAACTGAATATTATATAGCCACTATACGTCTTTCAATATTCTATAAACCTAGCATTATGAAGCAAATACCGGAGATAGAATAACTAAATCTCAGCAATGACCCTACTGTTTCAgaaattctttctttttccacTCATCAACTTAAGATACTATTCTCCTTCTCCCTTGATAATAACAAGATTTAAGCACATTTTTACTCAAAAAGATTGGAATTGATCCCAATCCTTCAAATGACAAATACAGTTGTATAATCAAAATTGTAAATGTGGACAACCACGAAATAACAGGAAATGACAGTCATCTTTAATGACTTTATAATAGTTGTATAACTGCACCAAATCCCACATGAATAAAAGGTAAATttatgattttttgttttttgtttttgtttttgttttagttttcttttttcctcGTCAAACCTCAGTATTGCATTTCTTACATATATAAAGTATGACAAGATTGGGCCAAGTAATTTCCTTTATACCTAAGAAAAATATGATTTGATCGGAAAGAATTCACACATGTACCTGGAGATTGATGACTAGTACGAATGGAAGCTTCTTTCCGGCTTCTGACTGAAATCAAGAAGAATACGCTTAGGCACAGGAACAACCAACCAAAGTAACAATCAGAAGCTTAAATGTTCCATAATTAAGCTTTCAAATATACAATCTTAAAAATCATATCAAGGGAAGACTTGGTAGTGCTTTCTGCAGTTGCACTATCGACATGACAACAAAAAAGGCATCCAAAGCAAGGAAGGGGAAAATTTTAACTTAACAATTTTGTAGTCAATATAGAAATTTGAACACCAAAAGATAGCCTGTACCTGAACAAGACACCGGGGATGAAGTGCAATACTATCCATGGTTTTATCAACTTTGAACCAATCTACTCCTACGAGATTAAGAAGGGGATCTCCTCCCGTGACCTGAAAATAGGAAATCAGCAACGATCATAAGAAGAGGACTGAAAGTCATAAATTCAGAGGAACCAAATCCCACAAAGAACTATGATAAACTAACCTTGGAATTGTCCTTTAGGTAGTTCTTTCCTCTGATCATAAATCCCTTGCCGCTTGGAGTTGACCAGCAGTTTGTGTCAGCATCATCCTTCCCTTTGCACAATGAAACAGAGAACTGGCTCGGATCAATCATGACAGGAGCCACTTCAGAATCCAGTTCCTTATTAGCATCTGCAGCTGTATACAGAATGAGTAATTTTAGCACTGATAATATATGGAAATGGGAAACCACAATCAAACCAGTCTTTGACTACATAAGTATGTCACAATTATCGGACCTGAAGTTTTCTTCAGTTTCAATTTTGCTTCCTGAGAAATAAATGAGGAGGGTATTAACatctaaataaaacaaaatgtaCTATACAAATGCGAGCTGCATTAAATTGTAACACCAACACTGCtcagttccaattacaagagaAGGGAAAACCTTTTTGTCAAGTGCGCCATTCTCACTTTCTTCTTCATCCGAAGATGAAGAGTCTGTAGAAATTGCATCGTAAAACTCATCCTTTACATCTGACTCATTGTATTCAGCATTCGAAATGGAAACTGATGATAGCTTTGATTGGACAAATGTAGCAGAAGATTCACATTTTAGTGCAGGATTTGCTCCAATATATTCCTTCATACctgaacaaaaaagaaaaaaaataaaatacaaaagggAAACACTATTACCTTTGCAATGAGCATAATATAAAGTACTTTATCTATTCCAGTTATTTGGATTTGGAAGCCCATTAAATGGTGGCAGTTTGCAGTATGTTTGCGTTTAAATCTTTAATGGAGTCCTTAGAACTTGATCTTTGTTTGTTTAGTGTCACTAAAAATCCTAAAGTACAAGGACGTGAGCCAGCTATCATTTTATAATCTATTATATAGCCTCATGTCACGTGTAGGCCTCTCTCCGCCCCCAGAAAGCTCAACTCATGGAATTCAACATGAATTGGAAGGTTGTAATTGCAGGATTTAAACTTGGGAACATGTTAAGTGTTGTGCGCTTACCATAGTTCCCAAAGCTTTAAGCTCTTGGGATTTGAGCCAAACTAATTGTTTCACCCTCTAACAATTACACTCTACAGAATTGAAAGGGCACAACTCACATCTACCTCATTGTTGGACCGGATAACCTCACATAATAGAGAACATCCAAATGATAAAGTCAAgacataattaaaaatatatataattaacttCCTGACCTCCTACTTGGCACAACAATGCATAAGGTACACTCCTCTCGAACTTTGAGCAGTGACTTTTCTTCCATCTGCTCCAGCCTGCAGAATGTATCTCCAACATTTGCGTGACGAGACATCTTGGACTATCTGAACCCATGGATGAATTCAAATTTCTAATCTCCCAAGTAGATGCTGCAATAAGaataaaacacaaaaataaCACCAATTTGATGAAGGAGCTGAGATTCTAAACAGTAGTCAGAAGACGCAAAATGAATTTCAATGTAAGCATCAAACAGAGAAAAACAAGTATGATAATATTTGGAAACAATTATTTCATCAAGCACTCAAGCAGTACATATGCTATCAAGGCAGTTGAGCCAGATGaaaaaaaatatggaaaaggaaaggggaaaaaaaatcagacatGCTTAAGTGAGTTTAGAGTAAGACTTAAACTTTACCATATATTTTGTCTTTATTAAATATTCAGTAGATATTAAATACCAAATTTATCTTATTGATTGTACTTATATTCAGAAAACAACTCAAAATTAACTGATACTAAACTTACATGTTAGATACAGCCTTTCAAACACATTGTTGGCAGAAGTGCATTATAGCagtagaaaacaaaaattataataaacaAAACTTCTTTGTGCTGAACTATTGTCATCAATTTTTAAGGATAAAAGTGAAATATCTTACGATTTATTTTTGTGCGACGATATCCAGATCTTGGAGGCTTCTTCTTATGAACAGCTGGGAAATGCAGGATTGCTGCATAAAGAATACCACAGAATATCTGTCAAATACTAAGTCAAACCATTATGGCATATCCCTTCAAGCAACTCCAGTAGTAAAAGTTAGAAATGTCATTGAGACTTTTGTTGACTGCATCACGTTACATATTTTTATAAATAACTCCTATTCCTGTAGCTCTCTGACCAGCACAAGAATCTGCTTCAACGAGCCGGTTTGAATTCAAAGTTTGTCGATTTGGAAGGCAAATTTTACTTTCTAAAGACCTGTATGATGCATCCAtccttttttaattttgttttttctgttgAGTATATTTTCCTTACTCATGATAGCTCATCCTTTTGAAGAAAAGGTAACGAAGAtgcccttttctttttcttgttttaaattatatatttAGAGTGTTAAAACTAAAATGTTTTTCTCTAGGATGAATAGGAGGAAGTGAACCGAGGCAAAACAGATAAACTGAAGATTACTTATGATGAGAAGCAGGCCGAGCTAATTGATAGTGCTGAAAATTATATTCACTTACTATATGCTCCATCCTGTCCGCGAAACCATTGCCTAGAAAATATAAAATCTCTCTTGGAATGCCACCTGTAAAGCATATTGAAACCGTTAAGAACCTCATGAAGACAAAAGAAATAGAATGAGGAACTGATGTTATCGTGTCAAAAATCCATTTCTCATGAATAAAGTATTGCAATTTCCAGTATATATGAATATGCAGAAGCAGATTTCCCTTGATGCAAAGCAGATTCAGATGATATGAGATGAAGgggattttcttttctaaataAACAATCAAATTCTATTTTCAGTATATATGAATGTTCAACCTCTACTTATAAATATTTCAAGAGTATCAGTTCTTCACTTATAAATGCTTTCTATTCATAAATTTAAGTAATAAAACTATATGGTGTAATATATGAATATTGGCAAATTTAATCCTTCCCTTTGCCTATTATAAAATCTAATCTGAAAATTGCCATCAGAACCAACTTCTACTTTAATATGCTAAGAATTATCATGCTTAAACAAGACAGTTTCTAAAAACAGGAAAAACAAATGCAAGATGAGCATTGAATGGATGAGACAGGATGGCAGAAACATGAGATGAGAAATGATAACATAACAATAAGCGGAATGGAGTAAGGGGGTAAGATATTGGTGCAAGAGTTAGACACAAGAGGTTGTCTTGTCTAACATCATTACCGAGTAAGATACCTGGGATCAAATGTCCCATAGACAACATCGTAGTGTCCATCATAAGAATCAAGCAGCTCTAAGTCTCCTGTCAGCATATCCCACCTGCAAAGAAAACTATTAGAGAAACAAAAGCTATAGAGTAATGAATACACAAAATGTAATACAACTTACTCATATCTCTGATGTTTCTCAAGGTTTAAAAGCACTTCAAAAGCAGTATCTGCACTTGCCTCGATAACACCAACAGCCTTGACAATAACACCTTTACCAGTCTACCAAgaataaaatattaataaataagcGAGGTGAAGCTATTCATGGTCAGTAACATGACTAGTTCAACTAGTATATAAACaaaaagttttttgtttttttgtttttcttttttataggAGATCTAAACTtctacaaaataattaaaaggaTGAGTTACAAGAAAGTGACAGACAAGACATTTCTGCATCTGATGCATCATCTCACATGTATAAAACAAACACATAGGCACTTAACACACATAAACGCATGTATAAAGATACAACGAGATACCTCAGAGTTAGCAACATCTTCAAATATCCTAACACCTGAAATCAAAAGGAATATGATGAAGAAACATCAGAAGATTGCATGGGGGGTTAAGGACGACCAAGAGCATTCTTAAGAGTTCACCAAAAGAAAGTGATAAAACTACAAGGGGCAAAAAGAAGAATACCATTAATTGTTCGTACACACTTCCACTGATATGTCTCAATTGCATCTCCACCATCCCTCTCATAATATCCATCTGGACCACCATTTGCACGGTTTGAGGATTGGCTCAAAAGGACTTCTGGTCCTGTAAGAGAAAGATAATATATGTATTACAATATAGCATTGAATACATGTTTCAATTTCGAATTGTATAAGTAAATAGAATTCAGATGCTCCTCTTTCTGCAGTTAATTCTATACAAAAGGAGTTGTGTAAGAACATATAGATAAAATCGGGTATGAGAAAACATTAGAAATTAATGTGCACATACAAAAGATACAGGTAAGATTCAACATATGCAAACCGCATCATACGAGGTCCCAAAATTATACATGTGTATGCAGTGTGAAGTGAACAATCATTACTGCACTTTGCTACCCTGAGTCAACTCCCATTTTAACTTTATAAAAGTAGCCCTTGACATACCACCTCACCTTGCCCAATTTTTATAAGCCTTTTCAATCCGCTTGCATAGCGCCTCACTCTAGGTCGATGTTCATCAAGGTTGATCCTTCCACATTATAAAACATTTTCAGTCAACCTTAGCATGAAAACAGAACTTAattttgagggaaaaaaaaatagacaagGAATGCAGAGAAGCAAGTCAATCAACTGAGTTTAATGAAAGAAATAGATGAACTTGAATTTCCCCTCGACCCACAGTAATATAATTCAACCACCACCAAAAAATGTACAAATAATGGCATTGGTTAATGGCCTAACAAAAACAGCTAATATGAAAAACTTATGCAAATGTATCACCAATGTAGGAATTATGAGCGTACTCGGATTCCATGCTCAGTTTGTTTCTGGCACTACCTCCTCTTATCAGCTCATACTCAGCCTGTCAAAGTAGAGTTCCAGTATATTAAACACAACACAGACCTTGATGAATCATGCAAGTCACTGTTTCCCTTGAAACTATAGATTAAATTCAGAAGGTACGACGTAAAATCTCTAGTCTCTACGAGTtcatattcttttttattattattatt encodes the following:
- the LOC133709135 gene encoding protein ENHANCED DISEASE RESISTANCE 2 isoform X2, with product MAEAPPTTSHHRRSLSDFAAVSLSGLFGGGGGGGDDQRGGGGGGGGGGGVVGGGSTFEYFGWVYHLGVNSIGHEYCHLRFLFIRGKYVEMYKRDPHENPGIKPIRRGVVGPTLMLEEVGRRKVYYGDVYVLRFYNRLDESKKGEIACATAEEAQKWLEAFDQSKQQAEYELIRGGSARNKLSMESEINLDEHRPRVRRYASGLKRLIKIGQGPEVLLSQSSNRANGGPDGYYERDGGDAIETYQWKCVRTINGVRIFEDVANSETGKGVIVKAVGVIEASADTAFEVLLNLEKHQRYEWDMLTGDLELLDSYDGHYDVVYGTFDPRWHSKRDFIFSRQWFRGQDGAYTILHFPAVHKKKPPRSGYRRTKINPSTWEIRNLNSSMGSDSPRCLVTQMLEIHSAGWSRWKKSHCSKFERSVPYALLCQVGGMKEYIGANPALKCESSATFVQSKLSSVSISNAEYNESDVKDEFYDAISTDSSSSDEEESENGALDKKEAKLKLKKTSAADANKELDSEVAPVMIDPSQFSVSLCKGKDDADTNCWSTPSGKGFMIRGKNYLKDNSKVTGGDPLLNLVGVDWFKVDKTMDSIALHPRCLVQSEAGKKLPFVLVINLQVPAKPNYSLVLYYAADRPPKPDSLFSKFVDGNDMFRNARFKLIPSIVEGYWMVKRAVGTKACLLGKAVTCKYLRQDNFLEIDVDIGSSSVARSVIGLVLGYVTSIVVDLAILIEAREEEELPEYILGTVRLNRLKLESAVHLEE
- the LOC133709135 gene encoding protein ENHANCED DISEASE RESISTANCE 2 isoform X1 — translated: MAEAPPTTSHHRRSLSDFAAVSLSGLFGGGGGGGDDQRGGGGGGGGGGGVVGGGSTFEYFGWVYHLGVNSIGHEYCHLRFLFIRGKYVEMYKRDPHENPGIKPIRRGVVGPTLMLEEVGRRKVYYGDVYVLRFYNRLDESKKGEIACATAEEAQKWLEAFDQSKQQAEYELIRGGSARNKLSMESEINLDEHRPRVRRYASGLKRLIKIGQGPEVLLSQSSNRANGGPDGYYERDGGDAIETYQWKCVRTINGVRIFEDVANSETGKGVIVKAVGVIEASADTAFEVLLNLEKHQRYEWDMLTGDLELLDSYDGHYDVVYGTFDPRYLTRWHSKRDFIFSRQWFRGQDGAYTILHFPAVHKKKPPRSGYRRTKINPSTWEIRNLNSSMGSDSPRCLVTQMLEIHSAGWSRWKKSHCSKFERSVPYALLCQVGGMKEYIGANPALKCESSATFVQSKLSSVSISNAEYNESDVKDEFYDAISTDSSSSDEEESENGALDKKEAKLKLKKTSAADANKELDSEVAPVMIDPSQFSVSLCKGKDDADTNCWSTPSGKGFMIRGKNYLKDNSKVTGGDPLLNLVGVDWFKVDKTMDSIALHPRCLVQSEAGKKLPFVLVINLQVPAKPNYSLVLYYAADRPPKPDSLFSKFVDGNDMFRNARFKLIPSIVEGYWMVKRAVGTKACLLGKAVTCKYLRQDNFLEIDVDIGSSSVARSVIGLVLGYVTSIVVDLAILIEAREEEELPEYILGTVRLNRLKLESAVHLEE